In Zunongwangia profunda SM-A87, the following proteins share a genomic window:
- a CDS encoding RteC domain-containing protein, giving the protein MFQKAMSTFSERVDSLIQSGKTDLTKAENGISLCIKTLSKLQKQVDQNDFDDLQSEIEFFRNIKPLPMSYLIYFTEVRSCELMLPKAGKSHKIRFLEKEIKKINKFFSANNSFVNYMEQNHNYLDYDFFSRKGRRDFSFSPTINYYQNPEFSTSHDMLWSKVQALYRYIHYIREKLELIQPGSSGDFRERQPNLLVWSGSKISLVEMIYALYHAGDINHGTTDLKTLCSAFEDIFNIKLDNFYKTYGEIKARKDPRAKYLYLIASKLEAKMRKDDEK; this is encoded by the coding sequence ATGTTCCAAAAGGCGATGTCTACATTCAGCGAAAGAGTCGATAGCTTAATTCAATCAGGAAAAACCGATTTGACTAAGGCGGAGAATGGCATTAGCTTATGCATTAAAACTTTATCAAAACTGCAAAAGCAAGTCGATCAGAACGATTTCGATGACTTACAATCAGAGATCGAATTTTTCAGAAATATTAAGCCGCTCCCAATGAGCTATCTTATTTATTTCACCGAGGTAAGGTCTTGTGAATTGATGCTGCCAAAAGCGGGGAAATCTCATAAAATCCGATTCTTAGAGAAAGAGATCAAGAAAATCAATAAGTTCTTTTCGGCTAATAATAGTTTTGTGAATTATATGGAGCAAAACCATAACTACCTGGACTACGATTTCTTTAGTAGGAAAGGCAGAAGGGATTTTTCGTTTAGCCCCACCATTAACTATTATCAAAATCCCGAATTCTCAACCAGTCACGATATGCTTTGGTCGAAGGTACAGGCACTTTACCGTTACATCCATTATATTCGGGAAAAGTTAGAATTAATACAACCCGGAAGCAGTGGAGACTTCAGGGAACGACAACCCAATCTATTAGTTTGGTCCGGCTCAAAGATTTCTTTAGTAGAAATGATATACGCGCTTTATCATGCAGGAGACATTAATCATGGAACTACTGATCTTAAAACACTATGTTCTGCTTTTGAAGATATCTTTAACATTAAACTCGATAATTTTTACAAGACTTACGGTGAAATAAAAGCGAGAAAAGATCCTAGGGCCAAATACCTATATCTAATTGCAAGCAAACTAGAAGCCAAGATGCGAAAAGATGATGAAAAGTAA
- a CDS encoding helix-turn-helix domain-containing protein, protein MPTSIITTDDLREFKMELLDDIKNLLAKQSSGKIKKYLKSSEVMDLLQISPGTLQNLRINGTLPYTKVGGIIYYDVEEIQKVMEENRVQHDLSS, encoded by the coding sequence ATGCCAACAAGTATTATTACCACAGACGATCTTCGAGAATTCAAAATGGAATTACTCGATGATATCAAAAATCTCCTAGCCAAACAATCTTCCGGAAAAATCAAGAAGTATCTCAAATCTTCAGAGGTGATGGATTTACTTCAAATAAGTCCGGGAACACTTCAAAATTTACGGATTAATGGCACCCTACCCTATACCAAGGTAGGTGGCATTATTTATTATGATGTGGAAGAGATCCAAAAGGTGATGGAAGAAAATCGTGTACAGCACGATTTAAGTTCTTAA